GCCTTGCAAGCTAACGATATCAGAAAAAAGAAAGACTGCACCCAGCCTACTTATATGCAATGCTCGATGCGCAGCGAACATTCAGCGTCGTAGATCGCCGGCGGACATGTCGTCGTCTCTCGTCAGGAGGTTGGCGTTGCTCTGCCGAGGCAGGCAGATGATCCGCCGCCAcggcggaggcgatctccggctCGCCACGGTGTTGGACTCGCGGCGATCGTTCGCAACCTCCGGCCGGCGGCGTGGAGCAAATGAGGACTTTGTGACACGGTTCAGAGAAAACAGGGGCTCCAGCAGTAGCAGCATTATCAGCACAGGTGACGCAGCACGACCAGCATCTCTGGGACGACCTCAGCAGGGTGGAGATCGAGCTCCACTGCCGTTCTTTACCTGGTATTGGTAATTGACCAGCTCACGTGGAGTGGAGTCAATCACTCCTGTGACTTCTGTTGGTGTAGCCTGTAGGTGTTAGATTGCGGCTTTGCACTTGAAAATACTAACTCTGTTTCTTTCTCTTCATTTTATCAGGGCAAGATTGGCGATTGGTTCAGTTGTTGCTGCCACGGCGCCGTTCGTGCACTCGAAATGGGCTTCGTTTCTGCGAATCCAAAGTAGGTAGTTAAGCAGCATTAAGCAATATGGAGTGAATGGACGGCCAATACACGATTGATAGATTGATGGGTTGCTTGCTTTCTTTCAGGTGAGGTGGAAATGGTGAAGGACATGGCGGAGACGGCAGCGGAGGTGGTCGAAGATGTGGCTGCCGCAGCGGAGAAAGTCTCAGCGGAGGTGTCCGGGCAGCTGCCTGAGGACGGAAGGCTGAGGCATGCGGCGGTGCTTGTTGAGCACGCGTCCCATGAAGTGGCGGAGGAGGCTCGTCTTGCTCAAGACATCATCCACAAGGTAGTCCCCATGAGCAATCATTTCTTGCAAGCGGTGTCCCCCCCTTACATAAAAGTTGAAGGGATAAGTGTGTGTTTGGTTGATGTACAAATACGTAGGGGGATGGGATGGACCAGATTTTGTGGATGAGACGGTCCACATTTAGGTGATCCCATTTTCGTTTGGCTCATTGGATTTTATGGACGTTAGAGGTAATTACCTGTGATTATTAActtaacaaaaatacaaaatgttGCCCTCAAAAAAAAACTCAACAAAATGTTAGGAAGCGTTGGCTCATAGGCTGTCCCCAGGAGCACGCGGAGGCGGGGCTCGCCGGCAGTTCCCTAGAGCACGTGCAGGCGGGGCTCACCGGCCGTCCCCTGGAGAAGTGGAGAGCATCCGGAGGCGGGGCTCTCCGGCCGTCCCCTAGAGGGCACGAAGGAAGGGGCAATGACCTTCCCCTAGAGCGCACGAAGGCGGGGGCGTCGGCCACAAGCCTTATCCGCTTCCTACGTATCGGATTAGCATAGCCCTGCTACCGGACTTGGGAACGGAGCTCACCTAGAGTGGCGCAATGTGATTTATGCGCGGGTCTTGGCAACGGGGAAGGTGTGGCGGCGCCGATGTTCTAGCGACGGATGAACAATCTAGCAAAAAATGATAGAGGATTAGAGCATCCGCGTCCCCAAAAGCATCCCTCCAACGAtgtcggatcgagcgtttgggggacgcgtttTCTTCGTGCCgcatttgggggacgtcgctccccaaccGTTTCCTTCAAACGCGGTCTCCAAACAGAAATTCAAATAGTcgacattcaaaagagatcgttcccaccGAAGTCGTCACGATCGAATTAGCCGCGATAAAAGTACTAGACGCGCGGTCATATTACAGACCAATGGTGCAACCTAAACATAAATTCGAAGAAGGGGTTCGGCAAGGCTGACCGCGCATCATAAGTCGACGTAGGCCCGTCAATCATGATGACCTCGTTCTGCTCTGCCCGGTGTgcctgctccgtcgccgacgccGAGGCCAACGCCGAGGCTGACGCCGATGCAGATGCCTATGCCGCTAACGCAGCTGTACTAGAAGACGCTATTGCATACACGCCTGCTGGTGCCGGCTCTTGCTCCGGGGGTGGGGTTGCTGCCGCTGCCTCGGCCGCCACCAATTTGTCTTCGATGTCATCGAGGATCATGCCTTTGTAGCACTTGTGCGCcgcccgcgtccggggagacattccagCTGTCGACGCGGTCAGCGGGGACATGTCCTCCTTGCGTTTCTTGATCTCCATCTTCtcatcttgcctcttgagcagtgcCGCCCACCTTTCGTCGGCTTTTTGGTCGCGGGAGAGCAGGGTCGGGGAGACCTCGACAAGGCACCGTGTGATCAACGCATGCGTCTTCTCGGTCGCTGCTGCGTCGGCCAAgacggccttggcagccttgttgccgataGGGCGCCCTGCTAATTTAGCGAGCGACACATCCAGATCAATGCCATTTTCCCCCTTTGATAACGAAAGATGCGTCAACCGCTATTTCTCGTTCattttgagcttgctatagcaatgcatcagcgcgaaAGACTTATTCCCTTCTGAGTGCTTCCACTACATCGCCATGGCGCGGTCGAACTAATCAAAGGATGCGCAATCAGGTCGAGATTAAACTAGGCGCTAAATTGTTTCATAGAAAGAGgcataccacatcgcggagtgacataggcaccccgaatgggcctgccgaagaagctaCCCGGGGTTTCTTGAAGGCCCATGACCCAAAGAATATAAAGTCCGGAAGCCCGCTGAAGTGTCGATATGGAAACtagagatagattaggaataaaAAAGATGTAATTATACGGGATGAAATCAAAGAGTCTCTCGGAAattgtaacttgtacggcacgaaaccctcggctccgcctcctatataagggggagttgagggacaaagaaaggatcgattttgttgtcaacacaaccctagtttttaagagtcgagcaccttttcggctgaaaccttcgagatctaatcGTCCTCTACTTTctgcgaaaccctagtctacaatccgtaggcattgacaagttaatcccttgttacCGAGGTTCGTGTCGTTGTCGCCTCTGGTCTCGACCTTGTTATGGAACCCATGAAACATGTTCACCGAAGCCTGGATGAAGGCCCAGCGCGTcaacattgccttttggctcctcttcattgtcatctTGTGGTAATCCTTGTTGACAAGCTTGCGCTCGTCGAACTCCGCCTTAATCCTCGCCTAATACTTCCCGTACTTTTGGTTGGcggcgatgatggagtcatggctcaccgtcgaccGCGACTCGCAGAGACATTCATCCTCCAGAACCTaccacttggggcctcgtgtgcccgaggacgcctacttcttcttcttcttctttttcttcttcctcaCGCCGACCGCGTCAACCTCCACGAGATCCTTTGCATCCTCCACGGCATCTGCGGCATCCTCGTCCTCGTTGTCCTCTTCGTTGCCGCCCTCTTCGtcatcctcgtcgtcgtcctccaccccctcgtcctccccctccCCCGCCTCCTCCTCACCACCGGCGCCCTCGAATTCGAGCGGACCCCTGCACCCAGTGAACGGGCCGCCGTACGCACCGGGGCCTGACCGGCGCTAGGGCGCTTGGTTGTATGccggggttgaagccgccatgcggcgGCGCATCCTCGTACCGCGGTGACAAGTTCGGTGTCATGGGAGTGGCATAAGGGCCATCATTGAAGAAGCCGAATGTCGATGGGGACACCACCCCGGAATGTACGCTGGGCCCAACGTACTCCATGGACTCGCGTTGGTAGCAGCCATAAACGCGGCCATCGCCTTCTGGTGCGCACACGCCGTCTCCGACTTCTTCTCACGCTGCACCACCCGccacctcccccccccccccgctatgTCATCGACAGCTTCCGCAGCAGGCAGTCTTGCTCCCACCTATCATTGGTCCAGCCTTCCGGCTTCTTCCTCGCAActggcgccttccgcggcttcgcgaagggCGCGTTCGGCCCTTTCGTCTCATTGCCCGACGGCTTGGTGGCCGCTTCCTTGGCAATTTTTTGGGGCCTATCAGCGGCGCCATGCATGGGAGAGAGTAGAGACGGCGagagggagaaatgaatcggtGGGAGAGGCGGTGAAatcttttggggggggggggcaaaattGCGCGGCGGGAATGGCCCAATGTGGCGGGAGAGGGGGTCGAATTTTTATGTGTCGCTGACGCGTCAGTCCCGTGTCtcgtcgcctcgcttttcgttgtgtccggcacgcccggagcgtcccctgttgaCCGGGGATGGGCTCAGGACGTCGATCACCGTATTGAACCGCGCCGGACGAAAGGAGC
This Lolium perenne isolate Kyuss_39 chromosome 1, Kyuss_2.0, whole genome shotgun sequence DNA region includes the following protein-coding sequences:
- the LOC127304345 gene encoding uncharacterized protein isoform X1 — translated: MSSSLVRRLALLCRGRQMIRRHGGGDLRLATVLDSRRSFATSGRRRGANEDFVTRFRENRGSSSSSIISTGDAARPASLGRPQQGGDRAPLPFFTWYWARLAIGSVVAATAPFVHSKWASFLRIQSEVEMVKDMAETAAEVVEDVAAAAEKVSAEVSGQLPEDGRLRHAAVLVEHASHEVAEEARLAQDIIHKVDEIEEEVKAMIEPIADQAKHKRK
- the LOC127304345 gene encoding uncharacterized protein isoform X2, whose product is MSSSLVRRLALLCRGRQMIRRHGGGDLRLATVLDSRRSFATSGRRRGANEDFVTRFRENRGSSSSSIISTGDAARPASLGRPQQGGDRAPLPFFTWARLAIGSVVAATAPFVHSKWASFLRIQSEVEMVKDMAETAAEVVEDVAAAAEKVSAEVSGQLPEDGRLRHAAVLVEHASHEVAEEARLAQDIIHKVDEIEEEVKAMIEPIADQAKHKRK